The proteins below are encoded in one region of Rhodopirellula islandica:
- a CDS encoding efflux RND transporter periplasmic adaptor subunit has product MTPPHHNLNFLGKLALGAGIGGMLLAVTGCGNAPSGPPAMPKPTVTVAQPISKKIVEWDAYTGRMEAVDLVEVRARVDGYLQSVHFDEGQIVEKNDLLFIVDPRPYEAELAAAQAKLQQSESLLKQAKAMTEVARANLLQSEAQLNLADVRYKRTQRLVERNASSQDELDDREAEFLKAKADIEGVRASLNSSEAAIATAQAEIEVAKAGVDTAELNLQYTRIRAPITGRISRKYVTEGNLIAGGTATSSLLTTIASVQPIYCVFDATEQDVLKYSRLAKSGERESSRVAKNPVYLGLMDEEGFLHQGHMDFVDNRFDVDTASMRARSVFANEDELLLPGMFARIRIPGSAPHDAVLIPDSAIGTDQSSQYVYVVVDGVIQRRTITSGPIIDGLRVIREGLDGTELLVIQGLMQSRPDAEVNTIDGTIEVVEDGLPDEYLPVPKEEWISPAPTAVPIADRKTEVTR; this is encoded by the coding sequence ATGACTCCTCCTCATCACAACCTCAACTTCCTTGGGAAGCTTGCTCTGGGAGCTGGCATCGGTGGGATGTTGCTCGCTGTCACTGGGTGTGGCAATGCCCCGAGCGGTCCTCCCGCAATGCCCAAGCCGACCGTGACCGTGGCCCAACCGATCTCGAAGAAGATCGTTGAATGGGACGCCTACACCGGCCGGATGGAAGCGGTTGATTTGGTGGAGGTCCGCGCACGAGTGGACGGATACTTGCAATCGGTCCACTTTGACGAGGGACAAATCGTTGAGAAAAACGATCTCCTGTTCATCGTCGACCCACGCCCCTACGAAGCAGAATTGGCGGCGGCACAAGCCAAACTTCAACAATCGGAATCGCTACTGAAACAAGCCAAGGCGATGACGGAAGTCGCCCGCGCGAACCTGTTGCAATCCGAAGCTCAGCTGAACCTCGCTGATGTTCGTTACAAACGAACGCAGCGTTTGGTGGAACGCAACGCCTCTTCCCAAGACGAACTCGATGACCGTGAAGCAGAGTTCCTCAAAGCCAAGGCAGACATCGAAGGCGTCCGCGCCAGCCTCAACTCAAGCGAAGCCGCGATCGCCACCGCGCAAGCGGAAATCGAAGTCGCCAAGGCTGGCGTTGACACGGCTGAACTGAATCTTCAATACACTCGTATCCGTGCGCCGATCACTGGACGCATCAGTCGCAAGTACGTGACCGAAGGCAACTTGATCGCGGGTGGAACGGCGACCTCTTCGTTGCTGACAACCATCGCTTCGGTGCAGCCGATCTACTGTGTGTTTGACGCCACCGAACAAGACGTGCTGAAGTATTCCCGCCTGGCCAAATCGGGTGAACGCGAAAGCTCGCGTGTGGCCAAGAACCCCGTGTACCTCGGTTTGATGGATGAAGAGGGTTTCCTGCACCAAGGACACATGGACTTCGTTGACAACCGGTTTGATGTCGACACAGCCAGCATGCGTGCCCGAAGCGTGTTTGCCAACGAAGATGAACTGTTGCTGCCCGGCATGTTCGCTCGCATTCGGATCCCCGGCAGTGCTCCGCACGATGCGGTGTTGATCCCTGATTCGGCGATTGGCACCGATCAATCGTCTCAGTACGTGTACGTGGTCGTCGATGGTGTGATTCAGCGACGAACAATCACGAGCGGCCCCATCATCGATGGTCTGCGAGTCATTCGAGAGGGCTTGGACGGCACCGAATTGCTGGTGATCCAAGGCCTGATGCAGTCGCGTCCCGATGCCGAGGTGAACACCATCGACGGGACGATCGAGGTCGTCGAAGACGGATTGCCTGACGAGTATCTCCCCGTTCCCAAAGAAGAATGGATTTCGCCCGCCCCCACCGCCGTCCCCATCGCGGATCGCAAGACGGAGGTGACACGATGA
- a CDS encoding multiheme c-type cytochrome, giving the protein MSSVAQPGAAVPKPRKKYVRAVGPRLKKLLYAIFVLFALLLANSGYLATFTFLEWFRDQTYQDYFYQYMFLAHLVMGLLLVLPVVIFGFIHMWNTKDRRNRRAVRIGYALFAVSLGILATGILLVRIGGFDLKQPLARNTVYWLHVAFPLASIWLYWLHRLAGPRIKWRIGMSFGGVAVASIAAMVILQMQDPRQWNAVGPDSGTQYFEPSLARTSSGNFIPSDALMNDEYCLKCHADIHKDWQDSVHRFSSFNNAPYFASVSETRAKSLERDGSVQASRWCAGCHDPVPFFSGAFDDPNFDMTNHSTAKAGITCTVCHAITNVNSVRGNADYTIEEPLHYPFANSDNAALQWINNQLVKAKPSFHKKTFLKPFHKTAEFCSTCHKVHLPEALTGYKEFLRGQNHYDPYLFSGVSGHGARSFYYPPKAVDNCNKCHMPLVASNDFGAKKFDGAEELSVHDHMFPSANTGIAWLRDREDVIEAHQEYLQDVMRVDIFGVREGGEIDGELIAPLRPEVPALKRGEKYLLETVVRTMKMGHLFSQGTVDSNEIWLEVKVTSGDRLIGHSGWVNENRHNEVDPWSHFINVFMLDKDGNRINRRNAEDIFTPLYNHQIPPGAGQTVHYELNVPDDVSEPIQVELKLLYRKFDTEYMDFVARVNEEHGIQIRGHIPGQHYTNELPITTMAVDTMVFPVEGLDDAVENSPRDIPTWQRWNDYGIGLLLKGKAELRQAEGAFREVEALDRYDGPLNLARVLNTEGRLDEAVEALQRADGYRETEGFPRWTWAWLSGVINSQQGRLEEAEQNLRSVLEDSTEDMQRRGFDFSLDIEVINQLGRTLFDLGNTRERQRRTDESQAYFEESVRQYQKTLQIDPENVSAHHNLQLLYERLGDQESAEKHRKLHQIYKPDDNAQGRAIRLAREKYPAANHAAEAVVKYSLHRELPTETPPPETPTDHSAAVTSPAPEGDDDVE; this is encoded by the coding sequence ATGTCATCTGTTGCACAACCCGGTGCGGCCGTGCCGAAGCCGCGAAAAAAGTATGTTCGCGCGGTTGGTCCGCGGCTCAAAAAACTGCTCTACGCCATCTTCGTTCTGTTCGCATTGCTGTTGGCCAACTCGGGATATCTGGCGACGTTCACGTTCCTCGAGTGGTTTCGGGATCAGACGTACCAGGACTACTTTTATCAATACATGTTCCTGGCTCACTTGGTGATGGGACTGCTGTTGGTTCTGCCGGTCGTCATCTTTGGGTTCATCCACATGTGGAACACCAAGGATCGTCGCAACCGGCGGGCGGTCCGGATTGGGTACGCTCTGTTCGCGGTCAGCTTGGGGATCCTCGCGACGGGAATTTTGTTGGTTCGGATCGGTGGGTTTGATTTGAAACAACCATTGGCACGCAACACCGTGTATTGGTTGCACGTCGCGTTTCCGCTCGCTTCGATTTGGCTGTATTGGCTGCACCGCTTAGCCGGACCGCGCATCAAGTGGCGAATCGGAATGAGCTTTGGCGGGGTCGCGGTGGCGTCCATCGCCGCCATGGTGATCTTGCAGATGCAGGATCCTCGGCAGTGGAATGCGGTGGGACCCGACTCAGGCACGCAGTACTTCGAACCTTCCTTGGCGCGGACGTCGAGCGGTAACTTCATTCCCTCCGATGCATTGATGAACGATGAATACTGTTTGAAGTGTCATGCCGACATTCACAAAGATTGGCAGGACAGCGTTCACCGGTTCAGTTCTTTCAACAATGCACCCTACTTTGCCAGTGTCAGCGAAACACGAGCGAAGTCGCTCGAGCGGGACGGATCGGTTCAGGCCTCACGATGGTGTGCGGGTTGCCACGATCCCGTGCCCTTCTTTTCGGGGGCATTTGACGATCCCAACTTTGACATGACCAATCACTCAACTGCCAAAGCGGGGATCACGTGCACGGTTTGTCATGCGATCACAAACGTGAACAGCGTGCGAGGCAACGCCGACTACACGATTGAAGAACCACTGCACTATCCGTTTGCCAACAGCGACAACGCGGCGCTGCAGTGGATCAACAATCAATTGGTGAAGGCGAAACCTTCGTTTCACAAGAAAACGTTCTTGAAACCGTTTCACAAAACGGCGGAGTTCTGTTCGACGTGCCACAAGGTGCACTTGCCAGAAGCGTTGACCGGTTACAAAGAATTTTTGCGTGGCCAAAACCACTACGACCCGTATTTGTTCAGTGGCGTGTCCGGGCACGGTGCAAGGAGTTTTTACTACCCGCCCAAGGCGGTCGACAACTGCAACAAGTGTCACATGCCCTTGGTGGCATCCAATGACTTTGGCGCGAAAAAGTTTGACGGCGCCGAGGAGCTGAGTGTGCACGATCACATGTTCCCCTCGGCGAACACCGGGATCGCCTGGCTGCGTGATCGAGAGGACGTTATTGAGGCGCATCAAGAGTATTTGCAGGACGTGATGCGTGTCGACATCTTTGGTGTTCGGGAAGGTGGTGAGATCGATGGCGAATTGATCGCGCCCCTGCGTCCAGAGGTGCCCGCACTGAAACGGGGTGAAAAGTATCTGCTGGAAACGGTGGTTCGGACGATGAAAATGGGGCACCTGTTTTCGCAGGGGACCGTGGACAGCAACGAAATTTGGTTGGAAGTCAAAGTCACCAGCGGCGATCGATTGATCGGTCACAGCGGTTGGGTCAATGAAAACAGACACAATGAAGTCGATCCGTGGTCGCACTTCATCAACGTGTTCATGCTGGACAAGGATGGCAACCGAATCAATCGGCGAAATGCCGAAGACATCTTCACGCCGCTTTACAATCACCAAATCCCACCGGGGGCTGGGCAGACAGTTCACTACGAACTGAATGTGCCCGACGATGTGAGCGAACCGATTCAGGTGGAGTTGAAGTTGCTGTATCGAAAGTTCGACACGGAGTACATGGACTTCGTGGCCAGGGTCAATGAAGAACATGGGATTCAAATTCGCGGGCACATTCCCGGTCAGCACTACACCAATGAGTTGCCGATCACGACGATGGCGGTCGACACGATGGTGTTCCCTGTCGAAGGGTTGGACGATGCCGTTGAAAATTCACCGCGGGACATTCCAACCTGGCAGCGTTGGAACGACTACGGCATCGGTTTGCTACTGAAGGGCAAGGCGGAACTTCGTCAGGCCGAAGGCGCTTTCCGTGAAGTGGAGGCGTTGGATCGATACGACGGCCCGCTGAACTTGGCTCGCGTCCTGAACACGGAAGGTCGGCTGGATGAAGCGGTCGAGGCCTTGCAGCGCGCCGATGGGTATCGCGAGACCGAAGGTTTTCCACGCTGGACGTGGGCGTGGTTGTCAGGCGTCATCAACTCGCAACAGGGACGCTTGGAAGAGGCCGAACAAAACCTTCGAAGCGTGCTGGAAGACAGCACGGAAGACATGCAGCGTCGCGGCTTTGATTTCAGTTTGGATATTGAAGTGATCAACCAACTGGGTCGCACTTTGTTCGATCTGGGCAACACTCGCGAACGTCAACGTCGGACTGACGAGAGTCAGGCCTATTTCGAAGAGTCGGTCAGGCAGTATCAAAAGACGCTGCAGATCGATCCTGAAAACGTTTCCGCTCATCACAATTTGCAATTGCTCTATGAGCGTCTCGGCGATCAAGAGTCGGCAGAGAAACATCGGAAACTGCACCAAATCTACAAGCCGGATGACAACGCCCAAGGGCGTGCGATTCGTCTGGCCCGAGAAAAGTATCCCGCTGCCAACCACGCGGCCGAAGCGGTCGTGAAGTATTCCTTGCATCGGGAATTGCCAACGGAAACCCCACCGCCCGAAACCCCAACGGACCATTCCGCTGCGGTCACCAGCCCTGCCCCCGAAGGAGATGATGATGTCGAGTGA
- a CDS encoding RrF2 family transcriptional regulator, which produces MKLTTQTDYALRTLMYLATRDTRANVAGVASLFNISVNHVAKVVNLLAREGYVRSIRGVGGGIELAVRPEDVTVGQIIETIENDTHLLPCVGSDHSCVIHSFCKLSGVLANAERIQMDYLNSVTLADVVPTRGQLDQLKTE; this is translated from the coding sequence ATGAAACTGACGACCCAAACTGACTACGCGTTGCGAACGCTGATGTACTTGGCCACGAGAGACACTCGGGCCAACGTCGCGGGGGTGGCCTCGCTTTTTAATATCTCAGTCAACCATGTCGCCAAAGTGGTCAACTTGCTCGCGCGAGAAGGCTACGTCCGAAGCATCCGCGGAGTCGGCGGTGGGATTGAACTGGCCGTTCGACCGGAAGACGTTACCGTGGGCCAGATCATCGAAACGATTGAAAACGACACGCATCTCCTGCCCTGTGTTGGATCCGACCACAGTTGCGTGATCCATTCGTTCTGCAAACTCAGTGGCGTGCTGGCCAACGCCGAACGCATCCAAATGGACTATCTGAACAGCGTCACACTCGCGGACGTCGTCCCCACGCGTGGCCAATTGGATCAACTCAAGACCGAATGA
- a CDS encoding CRTAC1 family protein, giving the protein MSSDPQSNEVDESELRDEADIGRAMRGSLIALVAIVLVGGIAAYLLTRPKPAPPVRESQLASVAIREQPKVVLPKTPFKDITEEAGISFVHNNGATGDKLLPETMGGGSAFLDFDNDGDQDLLLINSMDWPWDEPSGRGNTSGLYRNEGGTFVDVTQGSGLDVEMYGMGCAVGDFDQDGLVDVFISAVGKNRLFRNLGEGKFEDLTESAGVSGAEDRWSTSSGWFDYDNDGDLDLFVCNYVVWSREYDESQGFQLVGGGRAYGRPQNFEGTFSYLYRNEGDGKFTDVSEAAGIQVRNVSTDVPQSKSLGLALCDFDQDGYMDVVVANDTVQNCLLRNSGDGKFSEMGAICGIAFDSTGNARGAMGIDVTSFRERSSMAVAIGNFSNEMTALYVTKAGRMQFYDEAVSTGLGPSTRLLLTFGLAYVDYDLDGRLDLFCANGHLEEDINRVQPSQHYEQPPQMFWNAGPEYETEFLPVGAEQLGNDFVVPMVGRGASYADIDLDGDLDLLITSVGRSPRLLRNDQATGHHWLRLKLVGDGVKCNRDAIGAWVEVTVGDEVLAKQVMPTRSYLTQVELPLTFGLGQHEAVQNVTVRWPDGEKIELGPMKVDQVHEITR; this is encoded by the coding sequence ATGTCGAGTGATCCGCAGTCAAACGAAGTGGATGAAAGTGAATTGCGTGATGAAGCCGATATCGGTCGCGCGATGCGGGGGTCGTTGATCGCGTTGGTGGCAATCGTGCTGGTCGGCGGCATCGCCGCCTATCTTCTGACGCGTCCCAAGCCGGCGCCGCCGGTGCGCGAATCTCAGTTGGCGAGCGTTGCCATTCGAGAACAACCCAAGGTGGTGCTTCCAAAAACCCCGTTCAAAGACATCACTGAAGAGGCGGGGATTTCGTTTGTGCACAACAACGGCGCGACCGGAGACAAGTTGCTGCCTGAAACGATGGGGGGAGGGAGCGCGTTCCTCGATTTTGACAACGACGGGGATCAGGATCTGTTGTTGATCAACTCCATGGATTGGCCCTGGGATGAACCCAGTGGTCGGGGGAACACATCGGGACTGTACCGAAATGAGGGTGGCACCTTTGTGGATGTGACGCAGGGATCCGGATTGGATGTCGAGATGTATGGCATGGGGTGTGCCGTTGGCGACTTCGATCAAGACGGGTTGGTGGATGTGTTCATTTCGGCGGTCGGGAAGAATCGCTTGTTTCGGAACCTTGGTGAGGGGAAATTCGAAGACCTCACCGAGTCCGCGGGTGTGAGCGGCGCGGAAGATCGCTGGAGCACCAGTTCGGGCTGGTTTGACTATGACAACGACGGCGATCTGGATCTGTTTGTGTGCAACTACGTCGTTTGGAGTCGCGAATACGATGAGTCGCAGGGGTTTCAACTCGTCGGTGGCGGACGGGCCTATGGGCGACCGCAAAATTTCGAAGGCACGTTCTCATACCTGTATCGCAACGAAGGGGACGGGAAGTTCACGGACGTTTCCGAAGCGGCTGGCATTCAGGTTCGAAATGTTTCCACCGACGTGCCACAGTCGAAGTCGCTGGGTTTGGCACTTTGTGATTTCGACCAGGACGGCTACATGGATGTGGTGGTCGCCAACGACACGGTCCAAAACTGTTTGCTTCGAAACAGTGGTGACGGGAAATTTTCGGAGATGGGCGCGATTTGTGGGATCGCATTTGATTCCACCGGCAACGCTCGCGGGGCGATGGGGATCGATGTGACATCCTTTCGTGAGCGATCCAGCATGGCGGTTGCGATCGGGAACTTTTCCAATGAAATGACGGCGTTGTATGTGACCAAAGCCGGGCGAATGCAGTTCTACGACGAAGCGGTCTCGACCGGACTCGGTCCCAGCACGCGGTTGTTGCTGACGTTTGGTTTGGCCTATGTCGACTATGACCTGGACGGTCGCTTGGATCTGTTTTGTGCCAACGGCCACTTGGAAGAAGACATCAATCGGGTGCAGCCGAGCCAGCACTACGAGCAGCCACCGCAGATGTTTTGGAACGCGGGACCCGAGTATGAGACGGAGTTTCTTCCTGTCGGTGCGGAGCAGTTGGGCAACGATTTTGTTGTGCCGATGGTTGGTCGCGGCGCATCGTATGCCGACATTGATTTGGATGGCGACTTGGACTTGCTGATCACGTCGGTGGGGCGTTCACCACGGTTGTTGCGCAACGATCAAGCAACCGGTCACCATTGGCTGCGACTGAAATTGGTGGGCGACGGGGTGAAGTGCAATCGCGATGCGATTGGGGCTTGGGTGGAGGTCACGGTCGGCGACGAGGTGCTGGCCAAACAGGTGATGCCGACGCGAAGCTATCTCACTCAGGTGGAGTTGCCGTTGACGTTTGGGCTGGGGCAGCACGAGGCTGTTCAGAACGTGACGGTGCGGTGGCCAGATGGCGAGAAGATTGAGTTGGGGCCGATGAAGGTCGACCAGGTGCACGAGATCACTCGGTGA
- a CDS encoding MarR family winged helix-turn-helix transcriptional regulator produces MSLQHELNRPQPFRCLDQEVLLNFLRIGDQLENRFSRLFREHGLTLSRFNILRSLALAERPLTCGEIGEQMIQVVPAVTSLVDHLCSQKLVERNRCTEDRRVVHVTITPKGKQLVDDTMQPLKEMEDRMLKQLSKADKSQLLQLLNQTRESISHVDD; encoded by the coding sequence ATGAGCCTGCAGCACGAACTGAATCGCCCTCAACCGTTTCGCTGCTTGGACCAAGAGGTTTTGCTGAATTTCCTCCGTATCGGTGACCAACTTGAGAACCGATTTTCGCGACTGTTCCGCGAGCATGGATTGACGCTCTCACGCTTCAACATCCTACGCAGTCTCGCATTGGCAGAACGCCCGCTGACCTGCGGCGAGATTGGCGAACAAATGATCCAGGTTGTGCCCGCGGTCACATCGCTGGTGGACCACCTTTGCTCACAAAAGCTGGTTGAGCGGAACCGCTGCACAGAAGATCGCCGGGTGGTGCATGTGACGATCACCCCGAAAGGCAAACAACTGGTGGACGACACCATGCAGCCCTTGAAAGAGATGGAAGATCGAATGCTGAAGCAGCTCAGCAAGGCGGACAAAAGCCAGCTTTTGCAATTGCTCAATCAAACTCGCGAATCGATCTCACACGTTGACGACTGA
- a CDS encoding response regulator — translation MNERILLVDDDYSLLNTLKRNLSFDFEVTTCESGQEALACIKNSETFSVVMVDMRMPGMEGIEVIQKAREISPNSVYLMLTGNQDLTTAMDAVNDGQVFRFLNKPCQMSDIKAAINAGIKQHDLITSKEELLKKTFSGAISVLVEIIEYVDDPLVDTDDILKSAKEMLTECNADTDWRVPLTSRLMVAGIPLLNLDQRETLAKASITSDEHRKIVKEVFSISSQLIKQIPRLEPISDLLDRMGSTEITTKQCTNDDDKIAQSILLSYYQSMLKRRGETGDVALTEIEDRFPDLDQNFSEHVRHATDAQPKPTIESISTSELLTGMMVAEDVRMPNGLLLIASGRKLSPPMVTRLRNLIGLETVAVEIPAKRSPEMAGT, via the coding sequence ATGAATGAACGAATCCTACTCGTCGACGACGACTACAGCTTGCTGAACACACTCAAGCGAAACCTGTCCTTTGACTTCGAGGTCACCACCTGCGAATCCGGTCAAGAGGCTTTGGCCTGCATCAAGAATTCCGAAACCTTCTCCGTTGTCATGGTCGACATGCGGATGCCAGGAATGGAAGGCATCGAAGTCATCCAAAAGGCGCGTGAGATCTCGCCCAACAGCGTGTACCTGATGCTCACAGGAAACCAGGACCTCACCACCGCGATGGACGCGGTCAACGACGGGCAAGTCTTTCGGTTCCTGAACAAACCTTGCCAAATGAGCGACATCAAAGCGGCCATCAATGCCGGAATCAAACAACACGACTTGATCACGAGCAAAGAAGAATTGCTCAAGAAGACTTTTTCAGGTGCGATCAGTGTCCTGGTGGAAATCATTGAATACGTTGACGATCCGTTGGTCGACACCGACGACATCCTGAAATCAGCGAAAGAGATGCTCACCGAATGCAACGCGGACACCGATTGGCGTGTGCCGTTGACCTCTCGCTTGATGGTCGCAGGCATTCCACTGCTGAACCTCGACCAACGAGAAACCTTGGCCAAAGCGTCCATCACGTCGGACGAACATCGCAAGATCGTGAAAGAAGTCTTCTCCATTTCCAGCCAATTGATCAAACAAATCCCACGACTGGAACCGATCTCTGATTTGCTGGATCGAATGGGAAGCACCGAGATCACGACCAAGCAGTGCACCAATGATGACGACAAAATTGCTCAATCGATCTTACTCAGCTACTACCAAAGCATGCTGAAACGTCGAGGCGAAACCGGTGATGTCGCCTTAACTGAAATTGAAGATCGATTCCCAGACCTTGACCAAAACTTCAGTGAACATGTTCGTCATGCTACCGATGCACAGCCTAAACCGACGATCGAAAGCATTTCAACATCTGAACTGTTGACAGGCATGATGGTCGCAGAAGACGTTCGAATGCCGAACGGCCTGCTGCTCATTGCATCCGGACGCAAGCTATCGCCGCCGATGGTCACACGTCTCCGCAATCTGATCGGTCTGGAAACAGTCGCGGTCGAAATCCCAGCCAAACGATCGCCCGAAATGGCGGGGACCTAG
- a CDS encoding PAS domain-containing sensor histidine kinase: MSENELETAPLPKSAQILFAEHLQSRQISADRALAVVLALQWAFAIGCAVWISPYTWIGSQQLVHVHVWSSIVGGGLLTIFPVFLAINFPGQRMTRMIMAVAQMQFSALLIHLMGGRIESHFHIFGSLAFLAFYKDPWVFLPAVSVISLDHLVRSLFWPESVFGVLSPSPLRALEHAGWIVFETIFLILGVRQNRLSLWELAKLQSSLTQQRDLLEERVRSRTSEIEQQRHIQDTILQRIPAAVFWRDINGTFLGCNEIFSEFVGLKSPQDIVGKRMNDIIPSNDQAHNRLSSFCDSPDENVELVNIEEILQNFAGESRTVLAGATSLHDHQNNCFGTLGSFLDITDLKHAESRGKSLANLIQESPNELYIFDAETLRLVEANRGFLRSIGLERDQLGNCSPQDFLQGISNHELRQRITVAMADPSERCAFNSAHVRKDGTAFPVHVDIHRSTFETRPVFVAFATDLSDTQAMERQLAQAQKLESMGQLAAGIAHEINTPMQCVSGNVEFLTMSYERLFQFTDGLFELLKSPSLNAVDAQSQLESLTKQHRYDVLREQTPDAIEEASQAVIRVIEIVRAMKAMSHPGRQEMNDTDVNTLIQQAAIISRNRYKYVAELELDLSHDLPPIPAFGAELSQVFINLIVNAADAIAERKASEPELEGKIRVNSVQNDNQVEIRVSDNGTGMSADVRSKVFNQFFTTKEVGKGTGMGLSLTYNIVSSKHNGTVHVESEPNVGSSFIVTLPMDASQSIADDSDKERPDTCRVPVLT, translated from the coding sequence ATGTCAGAAAACGAACTCGAAACGGCACCTCTTCCAAAGAGTGCGCAGATCCTCTTTGCGGAGCATTTGCAATCACGGCAAATCAGTGCGGACCGCGCATTGGCTGTGGTTCTCGCTCTGCAATGGGCGTTTGCAATAGGCTGCGCCGTTTGGATTTCGCCGTACACCTGGATTGGGTCCCAACAACTCGTCCACGTGCATGTCTGGAGTTCCATCGTTGGCGGCGGACTGCTCACCATCTTCCCGGTGTTTCTCGCCATCAATTTCCCTGGCCAGCGCATGACGCGGATGATCATGGCCGTCGCGCAAATGCAATTCTCTGCCTTGCTGATCCACTTGATGGGCGGCCGGATCGAGTCCCATTTCCATATCTTTGGCTCACTCGCCTTCCTGGCGTTTTACAAAGATCCCTGGGTGTTCCTGCCGGCAGTCTCCGTGATCAGCCTGGACCATCTGGTCCGCAGCCTGTTCTGGCCTGAGTCCGTGTTTGGCGTTCTCTCGCCATCGCCCCTTCGTGCTTTGGAACACGCCGGTTGGATTGTCTTTGAGACGATTTTCTTGATCCTGGGAGTTCGTCAAAACAGGCTCTCTCTCTGGGAACTGGCCAAACTTCAGTCCTCGCTCACTCAACAACGTGACTTGCTGGAAGAACGTGTTCGCAGTCGGACGTCAGAGATCGAGCAACAACGCCACATTCAGGACACCATTCTGCAGCGCATTCCCGCCGCCGTCTTCTGGCGTGACATCAACGGAACCTTCTTGGGTTGCAACGAAATATTCAGCGAGTTCGTTGGACTGAAGTCGCCCCAAGACATCGTTGGCAAACGAATGAATGACATCATCCCTTCGAACGACCAAGCGCACAACCGATTGTCCAGCTTCTGCGATTCACCGGATGAGAATGTGGAACTTGTCAACATCGAAGAGATCTTGCAGAACTTTGCCGGGGAATCCAGAACGGTTCTAGCGGGCGCCACCTCGCTTCACGACCATCAAAACAACTGCTTTGGAACATTAGGAAGTTTCCTCGACATCACCGACCTGAAACATGCCGAGTCGCGTGGCAAATCGCTTGCCAATTTGATTCAAGAATCGCCCAATGAGCTCTACATTTTCGATGCGGAGACATTGCGCCTGGTGGAAGCCAACCGCGGATTCCTGCGGAGCATCGGCCTGGAACGCGACCAACTGGGCAACTGCTCCCCGCAGGACTTCCTCCAAGGCATCTCAAACCATGAACTGCGTCAACGGATCACCGTGGCCATGGCAGACCCAAGCGAACGATGCGCGTTCAACTCGGCTCACGTGAGGAAGGACGGCACCGCATTTCCAGTACACGTGGACATTCACCGGTCGACGTTTGAAACTCGGCCCGTGTTCGTTGCTTTCGCGACAGACCTGAGTGACACGCAAGCCATGGAACGCCAATTGGCGCAAGCCCAGAAACTGGAATCCATGGGCCAACTCGCCGCTGGGATCGCTCACGAAATCAACACCCCCATGCAATGTGTCAGCGGGAACGTGGAATTCCTGACCATGAGCTATGAGCGTCTCTTCCAGTTCACCGACGGATTGTTCGAATTGCTCAAAAGCCCTTCGTTGAATGCGGTCGATGCTCAATCACAACTCGAATCGTTGACCAAGCAGCATCGCTACGACGTGTTGCGAGAACAGACGCCGGATGCCATCGAAGAAGCATCACAAGCGGTGATTCGTGTGATCGAGATTGTCCGAGCGATGAAAGCCATGTCGCATCCAGGCCGGCAAGAGATGAACGACACCGATGTGAACACTCTGATTCAGCAAGCGGCAATCATCAGCCGCAACCGATACAAATATGTTGCTGAATTGGAACTGGATTTGTCACACGACCTACCGCCAATCCCTGCCTTCGGGGCAGAACTCAGCCAAGTCTTCATCAACTTGATCGTCAACGCGGCGGACGCCATCGCAGAACGCAAGGCAAGTGAGCCTGAACTCGAAGGCAAGATCCGAGTCAACTCAGTGCAAAACGACAACCAAGTTGAAATTCGCGTGAGCGACAACGGAACCGGAATGTCAGCGGATGTCCGTTCCAAAGTTTTCAACCAGTTCTTCACCACCAAAGAGGTCGGCAAGGGCACCGGGATGGGACTCTCGCTGACATACAACATTGTCTCCTCGAAACACAATGGCACGGTTCATGTGGAATCCGAACCCAACGTCGGAAGCTCCTTCATCGTGACGCTCCCAATGGACGCCAGCCAGTCCATTGCAGACGACTCCGACAAAGAACGCCCGGACACCTGTCGTGTTCCGGTTCTGACTTGA